The Etheostoma spectabile isolate EspeVRDwgs_2016 chromosome 23, UIUC_Espe_1.0, whole genome shotgun sequence genome includes a window with the following:
- the lrtm2a gene encoding leucine-rich repeat and transmembrane domain-containing protein 2 yields the protein MLPHTHPPEGIVLPSPSTTTHHLARPVFICVLCLMATLLPAASACPPPCLCDSDSLVVDCGGRGLSSLPPLHLLPPWSRSLLLANNKFSSLGASAFANLSSLEELDLSNNYLDNLPAGLFRDMSNLTRLTLHNNSLTVMDRDLFQGLGGLQSLDLSLNGLSSVPLGLLDELQSLRWLSLAGNRLHGLERAAFEPLANLRHLELGHNPWECDCNLRDFKHWMEWLLYRGGKVDAVECTLPKDLRGRDIRGVPVEMFNYCLQLEDENGGGGEGSRSGQGGVPPCSRNALNPSGATPISDNSNTGHDSSPNTGGGGGGGGGGGGGGEASPDCVRARYRPVSVRRAIGTVVIAGVVCGIVCIMMVAAACYGCIYASLMAKYQRELKKRQPLMGDGDGDADGEDREEKQISSVA from the exons TCTTCATCTGTGTCCTCTGCCTCATGGCGACGCTGCTACCCGCAGCCTCTGCCTGCCCGCCTCCCTGTCTCTGCGACTCCGACAGCCTGGTGGTGGACTGCGGGGGCCGGGGTCTCTCCTCTCTGCCGCCCCTTCACCTCCTGCCTCCATGGAGCCGCTCTCTCCTGCTAGCCAACAACAAGTTTTCCTCGCTGGGAGCCTCTGCCTTCGCTAACCTCTCCTCTCTGGAG GAGCTGGACCTCTCTAACAACTACCTGGATAATTTACCAGCTGGATTATTCAGAGACATGTCCAACCTGACAAGACTGACTCTGCACAACAACTCACTAACTGTAATGGACAGAGACCTCTTTCAG GGTTTGGGGGGTCTTCAGAGTCTGGATTTATCCCTGAATGGCCTGTCATCTGTTCCTCTGGGACTACTGGATGAGCTGCAGAGCCTCAG GTGGCTGTCTCTAGCGGGAAACAGGCTTCATGGTTTGGAGAGGGCAGCGTTTGAGCCGCTTGCCAACCTACGACACTTGGAACTGGGACACAACCCATGGGAATGTGACTGCAACCTCCGCGATTTTAAACACTGGATGGAGTGGCTGCTGTACAGAG GGGGGAAGGTGGACGCGGTGGAGTGCACGCTACCAAAGGATCTGCGTGGGCGAGACATTCGTGGCGTTCCGGTGGAAATGTTCAACTACTGCCTCCAACTTGAAGATGAGAATGGGGGTGGAGGTGAGGGTTCCCGTTCTGGACAAGGAGGCGTTCCTCCGTGCAGCAGAAACGCTCTTAACCCCAGTGGGGCAACCCCAATTTCTGACAACAGCAACACTGGTCATGACTCCTCTCCAAACacgggaggtggaggaggaggaggaggaggaggtggcggGGGCGGAGAGGCATCTCCGGATTGTGTCCGTGCCCGTTACCGACCTGTGAGCGTGCGCCGCGCCATCGGCACAGTTGTGATTGCTGGCGTGGTGTGCGGCATTGTTTGCATCATGATGGTTGCAGCCGCGTGTTACGGCTGCATCTACGCCTCGCTGATGGCCAAGTATCAGAGAGAGCTGAAGAAGAGGCAGCCGCTGATGGGAGATGGAGACGGAGATGCAGATGGGGAGGATAGGGAAGAGAAACAGATCTCATCTGTGGCCTAG